The Opisthocomus hoazin isolate bOpiHoa1 chromosome 25, bOpiHoa1.hap1, whole genome shotgun sequence genome contains the following window.
GTTTAGGTGCAAGTATGAAATCTCAGTTACACGATGAGAAAATAACTCATCACTTACTTGCTGCATCAGCAAGAACAAATGACTCTGGGGTTCTTTCAGGAAGCGGGGGAGGAGAGTTAGAGCGATATTGGGTTGTCTCTAAGAAAGCAAAGATAAAAGAGTTGGTTATCTagcttaaaaagtaaaaatatatatatatataaacatatatttatCTCTATATATATCTCTCTATCTCAGTTCACTGAGAGGTCCACAGCACTCTAACTGGCATATGTCAGTTGTCTCAGAGGAAACACACAACATGCAGCAAAATATGCGAGAACCCTTAGCCTGAGGAGGCTGCGGGGAACGTCATCACGTACAGGGTGAGGCAGGAGCTGACTAGGAAGTATAAAACTACCAGTTCATTTGGTTGCAGAACTGTCCAGTTCTGTTTAGAACTATTTAGTTGCAGAACTATTTAGCAACACAAAGTTTCCATTGGACTGAGCACAGATCCTAAAGACATTTACTAAATATGGTAAAGCAGCTTCAGTAAAAAGCAGACCTTATTTCCAAAGATAGTTTGTCCCAGCATTAAACTTATACCTGTTTGTGGGTTCTGAAGCTTCACGCTCTGCAAACAAAAAACAAGGAAGGCATTTGAAATTCCAACAACCAAATGTCATTCTCTTGCACATAAGCAAGCTGGAGGAGATGAGGCAATGCCGTTACGTGCAAACACCCTCCCCCACACACCTCCGTGCTCATGTAATGGAAGATAGGCTTACGCCTTACTGTTTCACTTTACAAAGCTGTAATTCAACTGTGGGATGATCAAGAGATGCCTAAATTTTGTTCAGCTCCTGTCTGTTCCACAGGGCGGTGTGAACCTCAGCGGACCGCTAACTCTCTGTCTTCATTATCCTTCTCTAAAAGAGGGACAACATTTTTACCAGCTTGTGTGGGATTTAGGACCCCAGAAAATAATGTTTGGAGTCAAGTAGATGTTCATAAGGAGGAGCCTGACTGAGACCACATCTTCCTCCTAGTCCTGAACCCTGAAATAATTTATGGAAAGTACACAGTGCCAAAACTAGGGTCTTTCTCACAGAAGGAAGCATGATAAGGAAATTGGCATGGTGATAGTGCTGGAGAAGAGATAAAAGGCTGCTTACTTACCTTACACGGTCTCAGTCTCACCGAGTCATTAAACACCTCTGAGCGAGACTCACCACTCCACTCGAAAAAGGTTCCAatatttctggctgaaagctgaaAATCAGAAGTGGCCAGAGGAAATTGTCCTAGAAACAATTGAACACGAGAGAGGTCATTTCTCATCCCAGGCAGGCAGAGCGAAGGCACTGCCGGATGCCACGATACCGCACAAACATGGGAAGAGCCCTCAGAGCACTTTTCAGCCTCTGCTTTGCTAATGCACTTACCAGATTCACTGGCCACAATAAAGGACTCGGGGGTTCGCTCGGGCAGGGGCGGAGGCTCATCGTCATCTGGCTGTGGCAGGGCAGCTAATTGGGGAGACGTGGACAGATTACACATGGCACAACACAGCAGGAGAACTACAGATCTTTGTAGAGACTCTGAGAGCTGACTTCTCTTGCCCAGCCGTGCACCAGAAATGATGGTTAAACACCTCTAAACTGTAGTTAAAAATCAAAATAGTCCTCAGCACTAATTTACCTGCCGCTAGCTACGTGGCCCCAAGGGCCATCTTCCAGCAGTGTCGGCAGCAGATGCATGGGGGAAGGTGACCAGCGGTACCATTGCTGCTTGGCTTGTGCTGCAACTCCCATAACTTTCCCAGAGTGTCTAGCATCTAGACAACGAGCACACTTTTGTGACACTGAATGCTGAACGGCCTGAGCAGGACAAAGCTGAGCAAATTCCAAAGCTGCAAACAATGGGAAATGTCCGACTGGGCCAGGACTAACTAGACCGAGGACTAATTCTACCTTCTTCATATGATGGGTGATGGTTTTAAGGCTACAGATCTGGGCAAAACACTGATGTTGAAGTCCTGGTTCGCTCAGTCTCAGTGGGATGTGGCATCCCCCTGCACGACACTCTGTAGAAAGAAGCATTGTTTGACCCAGTAACTAGATCCTCAGAGAGAAAACCATTTGTGGAGGTTTCTGAATGCTGCTTGGAGCACCCTGTTTTAAGAACTGGTCAGCACCAATCCCTGCCTCCCTACGAGAGCGGTACTGAGGTGACACCGTAGTCCAGAGCAGCTGTGTGATGTGAAACGCAAAATCATGCTGTTCTAAAAATGTTGTTTATGGGAAAATTTTAAGGCAGGATGAAATGAGTGCGAGGATGAAACCGTTTGCTCCCTCAGCTCCTGTGGGACCCAGTCCCAAGgggtggctgcagccctgcctggacatCGACAGCCCCCGCTCATCGTCGTGCCACACCACTTACCCGGGGGAGAGGAAACCCCCTCGTTGCTCGGCGGGGCCGTGTGCCCGGACGCAGGCCTGGAGGGTGGGCAGCTGGTGGCAGCAGGCTCTGGGGGGGCACTTGCATCCTGCCCCTCTGCGAAGCACTCGGTGAGCACAGGGGACGAGGGCTCATATGGAGAGAGGCAGAAGAAGTAGGGGTCTTCTGCTGAGCAGAAGTAAGGGTATGGACAGTGCCCATGGTTCCTGCAGCTTGGGGGGCCATCTGCATCTCGGCTCGAATGGTTCGGCTCAGCAGGGGAAAGTCTGTCCTGCTTCTTCCCCTGAAAGCCTGAGTAACTGGCGTTTGGCAACTGTGAACTCAGAACAGGCGTGGCGTCCGCACCGTCCCATTCCCAGCCTTCTCCCCACCGTGCCAGCACGAAAGGGGTCGATGCAGTCCGTGTCAGCGGTGCTCTGCCATGAGGccatctcctgcctgctgccttcgGCTCTgggctcagaagcagctgctcgGGAGAGATGCTGCTGAGCTCCAGGCTGCGGTGTTTCTGGAGAGCGTCCCCAGCGTCCCGCTTCCCAGCGCCAGCTGCCTTCCTGCAGCTGATGACGTTCAAAGTGCCGAAGGAGACGGCCTGTCTGACGGGAGGGACCCCACATCCAGAGCTGTCGTGTGCTTCCACGGCAGACACCCGTGTCAGGGGTGCTTTGCTTTGTAGCACCGGAGGAAGACATCGGTGCACGTCCtgttcctcttgctctgagcTGCAATAAAGCACCATCATGTGAAGTCAAAGCCACCTAGTACTCAGAAATCACTGTTAGCCTGCTAACAAGGCCTCACAACGTTGCTCCTCAGAGAAGATCCATCCCTCAGGAGCACAGAGCCTGGTTCAGGCTCAAGCAAGGAGCACAGGGAAGCCCTGGGCACCCCGATGCCCCATTTAAGCACCATTAAATGGTGAACAGAGGAGGCCCCTTTACGCGGGTAAACTACACCCTCAGTGCAGACTATACCAAAAAGCAAAATTATCTGCAGAAAGCAGACACTGCGAACCAAAATATGCCCACAGAAAGCTCCTGCTGCCTTCTGAAGCTGTCCGTGTTGGGAAGCTAGACTCCTCGGGCTTGCTGTTCCCACAGCAAGGCACGGGAGTGGCACTTGCGGATGAGGGATGGGACCAGTTGCGAACACCCTGCGGGATGCACAGCTCcaggcagggcacagagatgAACCAGCACCAGGGTGTCTCTGCATGCATGAGCCTTTTTTTATACTGCCCTTGGTGTGTTTCCAGCTCGCATGTGAAACACCATACAAGCACAGCATGAAACAGACCcaaaggcaggagaggaggacaGAGAATGGCATGCAGGGGAGAGGCTGAGACTCAGTCTCAGAGACACATCAGCAAGAAGAGAAGGAATTACATTAGGAACAAAGGTGAGAGTCAAAGTGGGGCTCAAGGGAGGCTGCAGATCCTGCCAACAGATGAAATGCAATGTTCAAACAGAACTGCGTCACAAAGCACATAGTAAAAAATGTGTCTTCTTGACATCGTATGGGTGACAAAGTACTAACCCAGGTGATACTTGTGCTATGGCCTTACCAAGTTAATAATCTCCGAGAATAAATATCTTCCTCTGAAGTCAGAAGTGGCCTGGCTACAGGGTGCCTTGTTTGTACCTAGTGAGAGAAAAGGTTAGAGAAcaagagtgaggaggaagaatgCAGAGAACACAAACACGCCATTTCAGGAGTTGGAATTTGTGCCAACTACTTTTAATCATTAATGCAGTTCATAAATGACAAACACCCAACTTGAAAACACCAAGTTGAAGCTGAAAACTGAGGACAGAACCTCCTGAACAGCAACTCCTGTCAGGCCCTTTGTGAAACGAGAGTGCAGCGAGCCGTACAGCCATCCAGCTGTTCCAAACACCTGCAGAGCAGCCTGCGCAGCCGCCTCTGCCCTCAGCACCCCCTGCAGTCACTCAGCCGGGCAAGGCAGATGCTGGTTTCACTTGTGCCACTGCAGCACAGGACCATCCCCCATGCTCTGCAAAGTGATTTCCGAGGACACTGAGGTTTAGGCGGGCAAAAGGTTTGGCCAGGAGCTACAAAACCACATCCGGACTTGAAccgttttctgcatttttttgtcaACCTAGTTTTGCATCTCCTTTGCTTCAGACTGTCCACAGCACGTAGAAAGAGGCTCTTTCCAGCTCTTTTCTCACTCAGCTCTGGCTTGGAACATCCTGCAAATCCTATGGCAAAAGTGAGGAATGGGTCCCATCGCAGGACCCTGCTCCCAATTCTTTAGACAAAAGCTTCTGACAAAATAAGCTGACTGCAACCTTTCAGCCTTTGCCTAGAAATGGCGATGCATTGACTTCAGCCAGATTGCAAACAGCTATACAGGAAAGGTAAAATTCATGCCAGCAGTCACAGAAGAACAGCAAGAGCAAAGAAAAGCTTGACCACGGATGTTTTGGATGTTCCTGTTTATGCAACTTCATACCAAGATCACATTGTTTTTCCTCAGAGGTGTATCAGATTTGAAAGACTTTGACAGGTTTTTTCACAAGACATTTTAGCCTACTTTCTCCCACAGACGGGCTGTAATGCTAATTACCTCACTAGAGCACCACCATGTTGCAGACTAACACTTTTAGCTGCACTGCCCTGTGCGCCCAAGCTTCCCAGCCTGGGCTGGAAGTCACTCTGTTACTTGCAAGCACTCCACAAAGACAAGTTTCACTGGCACGTCCACGTAGAAATCAGCTGCTACTGTAGAAAGCTGGTGCTCTTCTATTCGCTCATTACATTAAACAATTATAGAAGTGTATGGAAAATGGTTTGGAGACCAAAGAAAATTTAGCTCTTGCTTGGGGCCACATCCTGTGATAAGCGTTCAGGGAAGCAGCTGGATTCTTATGGGTTAACTTGAAAAGAGGCCCAGTTTGGCCGTCAAGGGTAGCAGAATACATGGAGATTCATTCCAGGTCTGCAGAGGAGACCTCTGCAGTAGGAGTCTAGGTTAGAGCCGGCATGCCCGGGGCTGCAAGAGGCAGTGCGTTTATCCTGGGGACTTTTACCTGTGAAGCAGCAGAATCTTCCTGGGCATCGAGTGCTTGAATCTGCCTTTTGAAGAGCTCGATCACTGCATCATAAACCAGCTCATACTGCTCCTGCGTTCCAGGCAAATAACACAGACATGAGAGCCAGCACCCGCAGTACTTGTAAATGGTCACTTGTTACACAAATCAAGCATCAGCCCCCAAGAGAATCTGCCACCTTCCAGTCCAGTGGCAGGGTAAATTCTCAGAAGACGTAGAAGCCACAACTTTCAAAGGCTTCAGACTGAagcatttgggggttttttcaggTACATAAACAATGCTGTTCTGCATTGAGCTTCCTCTTCAGTCTATCTCAGCTGAGGAGGGTTCCCACTTTATTTCCTGGGCAGTCCCTTGTTACACAGCATCAGCGTTCAATAAATTAGACTGCAAGCGCTAAGCTATTCCAGCTGTCTGCAAGGAAATGGTCAGCAACCAAATTAATTTCTGCAAAATCATTCTTCTATTCAGAAAAGGGACCCTACAGGACATCTACATCCCGCTGTTCCCAGCAGCACAACCGCTCTGTGTTTCCTTACTGTGAACACTCCTGGGGAAAAGCTGAGGTCCTGGTCTGGTCCCGAACGTACCTTGGTCTGCACTATGGAAGGCCTTTGCGTGCGCATCTCCTGGATCAGACTAAAAATACTGAAGTTCACTGGAACAATCTTgcaagaaagagaagagacaaaAAGTTACAGACAGATCTGATTCCAAGCAGCTTCCAAGTCGTGACACAGTTTAGAGCAGTGTCCAAAATTCAGGCCTGCTATTGCAAGAATTTTTTAACAAAGGACCTGCTTAGCTATTTTTTTATGAACCAGCTTGCCTCCTCCCTCCTGTCTTGCACACCACGGAAAATACCCTTTCTGTAAGAGCACTGCTGACAGCTGTGACTAGCACGAAGGACAGGCGCTGGTTTCCCAGATCGATGGGCTCAGGGTCGCTGCGGTACCGAAAGCAGCCACTCCTCCGCGTCGCAGCAACCCGCCGCGAGGCCAGGGGTTACTTCACATGTATTTTTATTGAAGAGTCGGAGTTAAGCAAGGTGTTAGTTTGGAGAAGCTGCATTTCTGATGCTTGTGTGGAGAGACAAATGCAGACAGTAAACTCGTACTGAAGACTGCAGGCCAGCGCCCAGCTCGGCGATTTGAAGGTCCTGCCAGAGGGAGCGACGGGAGGGAGGACTGACCCCGTCGGGACAAGCGTGGGGGCTGTTCGCAGCAGGACGGGAGGGGAGCAATGGCAGAAGGCAGCGTGTGGGTGGCACAGAGCCTAGCGAGAGAGAAGC
Protein-coding sequences here:
- the PTPN22 gene encoding tyrosine-protein phosphatase non-receptor type 22; translation: MDQREILLQNLGRAQGKKLSREEFVDEFLKLKRQSTKYRSDKIYPTAASEQRENIKKNRYKDILPFDHSRVELSLITSDADSHYINANFIKGVYGPRAYIATQGPLPTTVIDFWRMIWEYEVLIVVMACMEFEMGKKKCERYWAEVGSSPLRCGPFSVACEAEEKKNEYVIRTLKVTLNEEIRTIHQFHYRNWPDHDVPSSIDPILELIGDIRCYQPDDSVPVCIHCSAGCGRTGVICAIDYTQRLLKDGIVPVNFSIFSLIQEMRTQRPSIVQTKEQYELVYDAVIELFKRQIQALDAQEDSAASQVQTRHPVARPLLTSEEDIYSRRLLTCSEQEEQDVHRCLPPVLQSKAPLTRVSAVEAHDSSGCGVPPVRQAVSFGTLNVISCRKAAGAGKRDAGDALQKHRSLELSSISPEQLLLSPEPKAAGRRWPHGRAPLTRTASTPFVLARWGEGWEWDGADATPVLSSQLPNASYSGFQGKKQDRLSPAEPNHSSRDADGPPSCRNHGHCPYPYFCSAEDPYFFCLSPYEPSSPVLTECFAEGQDASAPPEPAATSCPPSRPASGHTAPPSNEGVSSPPAALPQPDDDEPPPLPERTPESFIVASESGQFPLATSDFQLSARNIGTFFEWSGESRSEVFNDSVRLRPCKSVKLQNPQTETTQYRSNSPPPLPERTPESFVLADAASLQPAAINSMMSPLGLEDNASEISSKEPTKCFRRSKSLKILKNVKKSICSPSSLTKPPEAAPSNHSRSFLNFGFANRFSKPKGPRNPPPAWNI